In the genome of Pseudomonas sp. LBUM920, one region contains:
- the gatC gene encoding Asp-tRNA(Asn)/Glu-tRNA(Gln) amidotransferase subunit GatC has protein sequence MALERSDVEKIAHLASLGLNEADLPQTTAALNSILGLVDQMQAVNTDGIEPLAHPLEASQRLRADVVTERNNREAYQSIAPAVENGLYLVPKVID, from the coding sequence ATGGCGCTTGAACGCTCCGACGTGGAAAAAATCGCTCATCTGGCCTCGCTTGGCCTGAATGAAGCCGATCTTCCACAGACCACCGCAGCCCTGAACAGCATTCTCGGGCTGGTTGACCAAATGCAGGCCGTCAATACCGACGGCATCGAGCCCCTGGCTCACCCGCTGGAAGCCAGCCAGCGCCTGCGCGCAGACGTTGTGACCGAGCGAAATAATCGCGAGGCCTACCAGTCCATCGCGCCAGCGGTCGAAAACGGCCTGTACCTGGTTCCGAAAGTCATCGACTAA